In one Acomys russatus chromosome X, mAcoRus1.1, whole genome shotgun sequence genomic region, the following are encoded:
- the Mageb16 gene encoding melanoma-associated antigen B16 has product MSELQKNPECAADQGQTCEATQDLQVAAVSKDVEEPCSSSHLMPGNMKGQTCEENQGLENTQVSKDVEEPCSSSQALMGTNQDDETPSTSGGLQSAYVSTGASTQGLSIQDPGNPVNPPGQPGPVDLPVIGVDGKVDFLVNYMLYKYQMREMMSMAEIVRLIVREDEYRFHEILMKAAERMEMVFGLDLKEVDPVNHFYALFIKLGLTYDGMRSDEYSFPKTGLLILILGIVFMKDNRATEDDIWEVLNSMGMYPGMNHFIFGDPRQLITDEFVREQYLVYQPVANSDPVQYEYVWGPRARAETSKMKVLEYVAKIHATDPTSFPSQYEEALIEEEERTLHMMLNAAGPSSASGASSSDMGSGFPHM; this is encoded by the coding sequence GTCTCCAAGGATGTTGAGGAGCCATGTTCTTCCTCCCATCTTATGCCTGGTAATATGAAGGGCCAGACCTGTGAGGAGAACCAGGGCCTAGAGAATACACAAGTCTCCAAGGATGTTGAGGAGCCATGTTCCTCCTCTCAGGCTCTTATGGGTACAAACCAGGATGATGAGACACCCAGTACTTCTGGGGGTCTTCAGAGTGCCTATGTTTCTACAGGAGCCTCTACTCAGGGTCTTAGTATCCAAGATCCGGGTAACCCAGTCAATCCACCAGGTCAGCCAGGCCCCGTGGATTTACCTGTGATAGGTGTAGATGGGAAAGTTGATTTCTTGGTGAATTACATGCTCTACAAGTATCAGATGAGAGAGATGATGAGCATGGCTGAGATAGTGAGACTCATTGTCAGAGAAGATGAATATCGTTTCCATGAAATCCTCATGAAAGCTGCTGAGCGCATGGAGATGGTCTTTGGCCTAGATTTGAAGGAAGTAGATCCTGTCAACCACTTctatgccctctttatcaaatTAGGTCTCACCTATGATGGGATGCGCAGTGATGAGTATAGCTTTCCTAAGACCGGTCTCCTGATACTCATCCTGGGGATAGTCTTCATGAAAGACAATCGTGCCACTGAAGATGACATTTGGGAAGTGTTGAACTCAATGGGAATGTATCCTGGGATGAATCATTTCATCTTTGGTGATCCTAGACAGCTGATAACTGATGAGTTTGTGAGGGAGCAATACCTGGTGTACCAGCCAGTAGCCAATAGTGATCCTGTGCAGTATGAATATGTGTGGGGGCCCCGGGCTCGAGCTGAAACTAGTAAGATGAAAGTGTTAGAGTATGTGGCCAAGATTCATGCGACAGACCCTACTTCTTTCCCTTCTCAGTATGAAGAGGCCCtgatagaagaagaagagagaacccTTCACATGATGTTAAATGCTGCTGGCCCGAGTTCTGCTTCTGGTGCTAGTTCTAGTGACATGGGAAGCGGGTTCCCTCATATGTAG